A region from the Azospirillum fermentarium genome encodes:
- a CDS encoding YgiQ family radical SAM protein — protein MPAAKDIFSYRPYWAHRFGPAPFLPMSRAEMDELGWDSCDIIIVTGDAYIDHPSFGMAIIGRLWEAQGFRVGIIAQPAWQDAEAFKALGKPNLFFGVTSGNMDSMVNRYTSDRRIRHNDSYTPNDEGGRRPDRATIVYAQRCREAYRDTPIVLGGIEASLRRIAHYDYWSDKVRRSILVDSKADVLVYGNAERAIVEIAHRAAKGEHPRAMTGIRGTARLVDSVPDGMAVVDYTSIDDTLGAVKSPLPPDRTVVRLPDFDTLVTDKVLYAHASRVLHQEANPGNARALIQRHGDKLVWLEPPPVPLTTPELDRVFDLPYARNPHPSYGGARIPAWEMIRFSVNIMRGCFGGCSFCSITEHEGRIIQSRSEKSILREIEQIRDKTDGFTGAISDMGGPTANMYRLACKDEETQAVCRRPSCVYPDICKNLNTDHGPLIQLYRKARAILGVKRISIASGLRYDLAVKSPAYVKELVTHHVGGYLKIAPEHTEDGPLSKMMKPGIGTYDKFKALFDRAAKEAGKELYLIPYFIAAHPGTTDEDMLNLALWLKRNGFRADQVQTFLPSPMSLSTAMYHSERNPLRPVRRTGGEGVFTAKGLKQRRLHKAFLRYHDAENWPILRDALKTMGRDDLIGPGKRHLVPAWQPFGTGGTGGEGSRTGRKHGQQTFLTTHAGEGRRPERALAAGAKGNKFTKPKAAPGKRKP, from the coding sequence ATGCCTGCCGCCAAGGACATCTTTTCCTACCGCCCCTATTGGGCGCACCGTTTCGGGCCGGCCCCGTTCCTGCCCATGTCGCGGGCGGAGATGGACGAGCTTGGCTGGGACAGTTGCGACATCATCATCGTGACCGGTGACGCCTACATCGACCATCCCAGCTTCGGCATGGCGATCATCGGGCGGTTGTGGGAGGCGCAGGGCTTCCGCGTCGGCATCATCGCCCAGCCGGCGTGGCAGGACGCGGAGGCGTTCAAGGCACTGGGCAAGCCCAACCTGTTCTTCGGCGTGACCAGCGGCAACATGGATTCCATGGTCAACCGCTACACCTCGGACCGCCGCATCCGCCACAACGACAGCTACACGCCCAACGACGAGGGCGGGCGCCGTCCCGACCGCGCCACCATCGTCTATGCCCAGCGCTGCCGCGAAGCCTACCGCGACACCCCCATCGTGCTGGGCGGGATCGAGGCGTCGCTGCGCCGCATCGCCCATTACGATTACTGGTCGGACAAGGTGCGCCGCTCGATCCTGGTGGACAGCAAGGCCGACGTGCTGGTCTATGGCAACGCCGAGCGCGCCATCGTGGAGATCGCCCACCGCGCGGCCAAGGGTGAGCACCCCCGCGCCATGACCGGCATCCGCGGCACCGCCCGGCTGGTGGATTCGGTGCCGGACGGCATGGCGGTGGTGGACTACACCTCCATCGACGACACCCTGGGTGCGGTGAAATCGCCGCTGCCGCCGGACCGGACCGTGGTCCGCCTGCCCGATTTCGACACGCTGGTGACCGACAAGGTGCTGTACGCCCACGCCTCCCGCGTGCTGCACCAGGAGGCCAACCCCGGCAACGCCCGCGCCCTGATCCAGCGCCACGGCGACAAGCTGGTGTGGCTGGAGCCGCCGCCCGTGCCGCTGACCACGCCGGAACTGGACCGGGTGTTCGACCTGCCCTACGCCCGCAACCCGCACCCGTCCTACGGCGGTGCACGGATTCCGGCGTGGGAGATGATCCGCTTCTCCGTCAACATCATGCGCGGGTGCTTCGGCGGCTGCTCCTTCTGCTCCATCACCGAGCACGAGGGCCGCATCATCCAGAGCCGGTCGGAAAAATCCATCCTGCGCGAGATCGAGCAGATCCGCGACAAGACCGACGGATTCACCGGCGCCATCTCCGACATGGGCGGCCCCACCGCCAACATGTATCGGCTGGCCTGCAAGGACGAGGAGACGCAGGCGGTGTGCCGGCGCCCGTCCTGCGTCTATCCCGACATCTGCAAGAATTTGAACACCGACCACGGGCCGCTGATCCAGCTTTACCGCAAGGCCCGCGCCATTCTCGGCGTGAAGCGCATCTCCATCGCGTCGGGCCTGCGCTACGACCTGGCGGTGAAAAGCCCGGCCTATGTCAAGGAACTGGTCACCCACCACGTGGGCGGCTATCTGAAGATCGCGCCCGAACACACCGAGGACGGGCCGCTGTCGAAGATGATGAAGCCCGGCATCGGCACCTACGACAAGTTCAAGGCGCTGTTCGACCGCGCGGCGAAGGAGGCGGGGAAGGAACTGTACCTCATCCCCTATTTCATCGCCGCCCACCCCGGCACCACGGACGAGGACATGCTGAACCTCGCCCTGTGGCTGAAGCGCAACGGGTTCCGCGCCGATCAGGTGCAGACCTTCCTGCCGTCTCCCATGTCGCTGTCCACCGCCATGTACCACAGCGAGCGCAACCCGCTGCGGCCCGTGCGCCGGACCGGGGGCGAGGGGGTGTTCACCGCCAAGGGGCTGAAGCAGCGCCGTCTGCACAAGGCGTTCCTGCGCTACCACGACGCGGAGAACTGGCCGATCCTGCGCGACGCCCTGAAGACCATGGGGCGCGACGACCTGATCGGCCCCGGCAAACGCCATCTGGTGCCGGCGTGGCAGCCGTTCGGCACCGGCGGCACCGGGGGCGAGGGCAGCCGCACGGGCCGCAAGCACGGCCAGCAGACCTTCCTGACCACCCATGCCGGCGAGGGCCGGCGGCCGGAGCGCGCCTTGGCCGCGGGTGCCAAGGGGAACAAATTCACCAAGCCCAAAGCCGCGCCCGGCAAGCGCAAGCCCTGA